In Pollutimonas sp. M17, a single genomic region encodes these proteins:
- a CDS encoding enoyl-CoA hydratase-related protein codes for MIRVIPGPACVTLVIDRPERRNALTNAMYADLDLALQAAQKDPDCNAVILTGSDGHFTAGNDLSEFQSPRGDGDSPALAFLRRLAGIDVPVIAAVEGRAVGVGVTLLQHCDFVYAAQDALFSLPFVSLGLCPEGGSSLLMAQMAGPRRTAEWLLLGKPFTAGQACDSGFITAVTPPGQALERARQTAEELATQPGQALRGSKRLLRRAGRIALEQAFDAERDLFAERLRSDEAQAAFQRFFDKRK; via the coding sequence ATGATCCGCGTCATTCCCGGCCCCGCCTGCGTCACGCTGGTCATCGATCGCCCCGAGCGGCGCAACGCGCTCACCAATGCCATGTATGCGGATCTCGATCTGGCGTTGCAGGCGGCGCAGAAGGATCCGGACTGCAATGCGGTCATCCTGACCGGCTCGGACGGCCATTTCACGGCCGGCAACGACTTGTCCGAATTCCAGTCCCCGCGCGGCGATGGGGACAGCCCCGCCCTTGCCTTTCTGCGCCGGCTGGCCGGCATCGACGTGCCCGTCATCGCGGCGGTGGAAGGCCGGGCCGTCGGCGTGGGGGTGACACTGCTCCAGCATTGCGACTTTGTCTATGCCGCACAGGACGCCCTGTTCAGCCTGCCCTTCGTTTCGCTGGGCCTTTGCCCGGAAGGCGGCTCCAGCTTGTTGATGGCGCAGATGGCCGGCCCGCGCCGGACGGCGGAATGGCTGTTGCTGGGCAAGCCGTTTACCGCCGGCCAGGCCTGCGACAGCGGCTTCATTACCGCCGTGACGCCGCCGGGACAGGCGCTGGAGCGCGCCCGGCAAACCGCCGAGGAATTGGCCACCCAGCCGGGACAGGCCTTGCGCGGTTCCAAGCGGCTGCTGCGCCGGGCGGGCCGGATCGCGCTTGAACAGGCCTTTGATGCGGAAAGAGACCTCTTTGCGGAAAGGCTGCGCTCGGACGAGGCTCAAGCAGCCTTCCAGCGGTTTTTCGACAAAAGAAAGTAG
- a CDS encoding NAD(P)H-dependent flavin oxidoreductase encodes MPRSTVQELYRHLALPVISAPMFIVSGPELVIAQCASGIIGSMPALNARPQGVLTEWLTQIETALARLKAQDPQRAIAPYAINHIIHKSNDRLAQDLDVCAHHKVPLIITSLRAPGDVVDTVHGWGGKVFHDVTTLRHARKALDAGVDGLILVCSGAGGHAGTLSPFALLAEVRKIYDGPIALSGSIARGQDILAARAMGADFAYMGTRLIASHEARADEAYKQMLVQSQANDIVYTPFFTGIPGNYLKPSIAAAGLDPDNLPAPGAEHTNFGTSRSKPWRDIWGAGHGVGSIDSILPVQEIVENLKAEYRQAHAQLDDRFQGGQA; translated from the coding sequence ATGCCACGCAGCACGGTTCAGGAGCTTTACCGCCATCTTGCGCTACCCGTCATCTCGGCGCCCATGTTCATCGTTTCGGGGCCTGAACTCGTCATCGCGCAGTGCGCCAGCGGCATCATCGGGTCCATGCCGGCGCTGAACGCCCGCCCCCAGGGCGTCCTGACCGAGTGGCTTACGCAGATAGAAACCGCGCTGGCCCGGTTGAAGGCGCAAGACCCGCAACGGGCCATCGCGCCCTATGCCATCAACCACATCATTCACAAGTCCAACGACAGGCTGGCCCAGGACCTGGACGTATGCGCGCATCACAAAGTACCGCTTATCATTACCAGCCTGCGCGCGCCCGGTGACGTGGTCGATACCGTGCACGGCTGGGGCGGCAAGGTTTTCCATGACGTGACGACCCTGCGCCACGCCCGCAAGGCATTGGATGCCGGCGTGGACGGGCTCATCCTGGTGTGTTCCGGGGCCGGCGGCCACGCGGGCACGCTCAGCCCCTTCGCCCTGCTGGCGGAGGTGCGGAAAATATACGACGGCCCCATCGCCCTGTCGGGATCCATCGCGCGCGGACAGGACATCCTGGCTGCGCGAGCCATGGGCGCCGACTTCGCCTATATGGGAACACGTTTGATCGCCAGCCATGAAGCCCGGGCCGACGAGGCCTACAAGCAGATGCTGGTCCAGTCGCAGGCCAACGACATCGTCTACACGCCCTTCTTTACCGGGATTCCCGGCAATTACCTGAAGCCCAGCATTGCCGCGGCGGGGCTGGATCCCGACAACCTGCCGGCTCCTGGCGCCGAGCACACCAATTTCGGCACCAGCCGCAGCAAGCCTTGGCGCGACATCTGGGGCGCGGGCCACGGCGTGGGCAGCATAGACAGCATCCTTCCCGTGCAGGAAATCGTGGAAAACCTCAAGGCCGAGTACCGCCAGGCCCACGCCCAGCTGGACGACCGTTTCCAGGGCGGCCAGGCATGA
- a CDS encoding CaiB/BaiF CoA transferase family protein has translation MSLRPAPLTGIRVLDLTRVLAGPWCTQNLADLGAEVIKIERPGAGDDTRGWGPPYIKDAQGRDTTEAAYYASANRNKQSVALDISSKRGAELVRDLARQCDILVENFKVGGLRKYGLDYESIKAINPALIYCSITGFGQTGPYASRPGYDFMIQGMGGLMSITGERDDLPGGGPQKAGVAVADLMTGMYSTVGILAALHERSRSGLGQHIDMALLDCQVAMLANQNLNYMTTGTAPKRAGNAHQNLVPYQVFAAADGHLIVAVGNDTQFQAYCRVIDRPGLSDDPRFRTNSNRVINREVLVPMLAEAMKAQARDHWLQALESAGVPAGPINTIDQVYDNPQVRARDMMRTLPHAAAGQAPVGASPLRFSDSPVNYRHAAPLLGEHTEKVLRERLGLSDEEIREVTS, from the coding sequence ATGTCTTTACGTCCAGCACCATTGACCGGAATCCGGGTTCTCGATTTGACGCGTGTGCTGGCAGGGCCCTGGTGCACCCAGAACCTGGCCGACCTGGGCGCCGAGGTCATCAAGATAGAACGCCCGGGCGCGGGCGACGACACCCGCGGCTGGGGGCCGCCCTATATCAAGGACGCTCAGGGCCGCGATACCACCGAAGCCGCCTACTATGCGTCGGCAAACCGCAACAAGCAATCGGTGGCGCTGGACATCTCCAGCAAGCGCGGGGCTGAACTGGTGCGCGATCTGGCCCGGCAGTGCGATATTCTCGTCGAGAACTTCAAGGTCGGCGGCTTGCGCAAGTACGGCCTGGATTACGAAAGCATCAAGGCGATCAATCCGGCGCTGATCTATTGCTCGATCACCGGTTTCGGCCAGACCGGCCCTTATGCCAGCCGCCCGGGCTACGACTTCATGATCCAGGGCATGGGCGGGTTGATGAGCATCACCGGCGAACGCGACGACCTGCCCGGCGGCGGCCCCCAGAAAGCGGGCGTGGCCGTGGCCGACCTGATGACGGGCATGTATTCGACCGTCGGGATACTGGCCGCGCTGCATGAGCGCAGCCGCAGCGGCCTGGGCCAGCACATCGACATGGCGCTCCTCGATTGCCAGGTCGCCATGCTGGCGAATCAGAACCTGAACTACATGACCACCGGTACCGCGCCCAAGAGGGCCGGCAATGCGCATCAGAACCTGGTTCCGTATCAGGTGTTCGCCGCCGCCGACGGCCACCTGATCGTCGCCGTGGGCAACGATACGCAGTTTCAGGCCTATTGCCGGGTCATCGACCGGCCGGGGCTGTCCGATGACCCCCGGTTCAGGACCAACTCGAACCGCGTCATCAATCGCGAGGTGCTGGTGCCCATGCTGGCCGAGGCGATGAAGGCCCAGGCGCGCGATCATTGGCTGCAAGCCCTGGAGAGCGCGGGTGTGCCGGCCGGGCCCATCAACACGATAGACCAGGTATACGACAACCCGCAGGTGCGTGCGCGCGACATGATGCGGACATTGCCTCACGCGGCCGCGGGACAGGCGCCCGTGGGCGCCAGCCCCTTAAGGTTTTCCGACAGTCCGGTCAATTATCGGCATGCGGCTCCGCTGCTGG